A window from Sceloporus undulatus isolate JIND9_A2432 ecotype Alabama chromosome 8, SceUnd_v1.1, whole genome shotgun sequence encodes these proteins:
- the GPR139 gene encoding probable G-protein coupled receptor 139, translating into MEQDSVHTHNSSRLGCGLGYGPVVYYTLLLCLGLPANILTVIILSQLVARRQKSSYNYLLALAAADLLVLFFIVFVDFLLEDFILKKQMPEILDKIIVVLEFSSIHTSIWITVPLTIDRYIAVCHPLKYHMVSYPARTQKVIVSVYVICFLTSIPYYWWPNIWKEDYTSTLVHHILIWIHCFTVYLVPCSIFFILNSIIVYKVRQKCNFRLRGYSTGKTTAILFAITSIFAILWAPRIIMILYHLYVSPINNSWSIHIVSDVANMLALLNTAINFFLYCFISKRFRTMAAATLKAFFKCQKQPVQFYTNHNFSITSSPWISPANSHCIKMLVYQYDKNGKPIKISP; encoded by the exons ATGGAGCAGGACTCCGTCCACACGCACAACTCCTCCCGCCTCGGATGCGGATTAGGCTACGGACCCGTCGTCTACTACACTTTGCTCCTCTGCCTGGGGCTGCCAG CAAACATTTTGACAGTCATCATCCTCTCGCAATTGGTGGCTCGCCGACAAAAGTCCTCCTATAACTACCTTTTAGCTCTCGCAGCTGCGGACTTGCTGGTGCTCTTCTTCATCGTCTTTGTGGACTTTCTCTTGGAAGACTTCATCTTGAAAAAGCAAATGCCGGAGATCCTGGACAAAATTATTGTGGTGTTGGAATTCTCTTCCATTCACACCTCCATCTGGATTACCGTGCCACTGACCATCGACCGGTATATCGCAGTCTGCCACCCGCTCAAATACCACATGGTTTCTTACCCGGCTCGCACCCAAAAAGTCATCGTAAGCGTCTACGTCATTTGCTTTCTGACCAGCATCCCCTACTATTGGTGGCCCAATATTTGGAAAGAGGACTACACAAGTACGCTGGTCCATCACATCCTGATCTGGATCCACTGTTTTACCGTCTACTTAGTACCTTGCTCTATTTTCTTTATCTTGAACTCCATCATTGTGTACAAGGTGCGTCAGAAGTGTAATTTTCGACTGAGAGGCTATTCGACAGGGAAAACAACCGCCATCTTGTTTGCCATCACCTCGATTTTTGCCATCCTTTGGGCACCGAGGATTATCATGATATTGTACCACCTTTATGTGTCTCCGATAAACAACAGCTGGTCGATCCACATTGTCTCGGATGTTGCCAACATGCTGGCGCTGTTGAACACCGccatcaatttcttcctgtattGTTTTATTAGCAAGCGATTCCGCACAATGGCAGCTGCCACACTTAAGGCCTTCTTTAAGTGCCAGAAGCAACCTGTTCAGTTCTATACAAACCATAACTTTTCCATAACTAGCAGCCCTTGGATATCCCCTGCCAACTCTCACTGTATTAAAATGCTTGTGTACCAATACGATAAGAACGGAAAGCCTATAAAGATATCACCCTGA